TAGCCTGCGATCGGATTCACTGCAAAAAATAAAAGGTATACGCTTTTCTTTTAGAAATAGACGCTTAGCAAAAACTGCTCAAGCACAATCGTGGCAATCAAATATTCTTTCAGGATTATATCCCGGAAGATTATTGGCAAAAGATATAAAAGACAGAGGAATAAACGGCAATGTTCCAGTTACTGTAGGAGTTGCTACAGTTGTGATAGCAGCAACATTACTCTACCCGCACGCAGGTAACACTCCTGGCGTTAATACGGGTAGGGTAGCAGCTGAACAATTAGATGATGCCCGCGTAGCTGTTGGAGATCAAATTGAAACTGTTAACTCAAAAGCAACTATAGATCGTACGGAACTTGAAGCATTTAATGCTGACCTAAAAGAGGCCGATGAGAGAGCAAAGACCGATGCTTTAATTGACAAACTAATTGCTGAAAAACTTGCTGCAGAAGAATCTGCTAAAAGAGCTCATGATCAAAAAGTTAGGGCAGAAGAATCTGCTAGAAAAGCTAATGCTGAAAAACTTGCTGCAGAAAGTAGCCCTATACCTGTGAATGTTCCGACTGCTAAAGCGAACACTCCAAGTAGAAGTGGTGGTGCCTGTGCCAATTTGCCACCTGGTGTTAGAGAGTCATTAGAAGCTTGGTCCAAAAATGGTAAACTTCTAACTCCAGCGGAACAACGAAATGCAATAAATGCTTTCGAAAAAAATGGCACACCAAGACTTGCAAAAGCTCTAGGTGCTGGTGGAAGTCAAGTTAATCCTCAGCTAGTTCTAGCTTGCCTAAGCGTTAACTAATTCTGTTTTTGCCCTGAACTCACTTTGTTAAGCAGTATTGAATATGACTTTACTAGATAAATTAAGAAGAAAACCTAATAGTAAACCACATGGTGCTTTACTAGGAAACAACCCAAGTGAACAAGAATTATTAAATGAAATAAATTCTGAGAATCCTGATTTTCTAGCACTCAATGAATATTTTAGAAATGGTGGTGTTTTTACCGACCAGATAATTTTAGATTTGGCGAATGTTGATAACTTAAGAGATGGCTTCGGTTCTTATGCATTGCTTAACGACATTATTAAGATACGCTTTGTCATTGATCCAGTCGACGGCCTTAACCAAGAGTTAAAAAAATTAGCAAAACAACTAATACCAATTTTAGTTGAAAGAGGATATTCGACTTCTTTATTGCTTTTTTTAGATGGTGGAATTTTGCCAGATGATAATCAGATAATTACTTTGATTCAAAAAGACAAGATAAATCTTATTGTGCGCTATTTAGAAAAGACTTCTAAGCAACTTACACCAGACCAATTTGAAGCAGCTAAACAGAGTACATATTCTGAATTATACTTATCGACCAATGTAAAAAATGGCTATAGGTATACGCAAACACAATTAACTAGCTTTGTAGACCTTGCAGTTGAAAATAAGACGCGAGAATCTAGTCTGATCTTTGCACTTGGTAAATATCAGGCGGAAGATTTCAGCGCTCAAGCGCTAGCTACTTGTGTAAATAGTAACTCTGCTTGCCTTGTTTTTCTCGCAGTAAGAATCTTTGAAGCCGGTGCTTTGTGTAGCGACGAGATGAAAGTAAAATTACTTACAAATGCAAATGCAAATAAATTCAGTGCTCTAACTTCTGTTCTTAAATGCGATATTGTGCCACACGACCAAAAGCCAACATTTAGCGATGCTGAAATAGAACAACTTTTTGTTGACCTAAGTGATAGCAGCTCCGCGGGGAGCCTCTTAGCGCAAATTGCAATAAACCAAGATAGAAATAGAAATGCAATAATTTCAAAATTAATTGCATGTAAAAAATTACATGGTGTAGAAGATAAAATTACAGGAAATTTAATAGATCCTAATACCGGCGACATATTAGTAAAACAAGGACGTCAATCATATAGAAGACTTGCCTATGTAGCACTAAATGAAATTGCTGCATTTAAACCAGAATGTTTATATCCATTCAAATCTGATTTATTGAACCAACCATCAAGCAATACGGGAAATTTAAGGGTATTATCAACTGCTGTAGAGCACGGACTGATAATAACTGGTGATGAAAAAAAACTTATACAAAATAAATTATCCAACTCTTTAAATATACTTTCAGTAAATGTATCAGAAAAACGGTTTGATGAGGCAGAATTCCCAGTTAATTATCCTTATTATTTGTGTCAGATACTGGAAAACGCAGTTACCCAAAGTAACTTAACTTTCGATGACGCGGAAGTAGATTTGCTTTTGAAAAATTTTGCTCATGGACAAGTTAATTTACTCAAAGCACTTTGTACACGAGATCATCCTTTTACAGAGCCACAAATAAATATTATGAAAAGCAATTATCTTCTTCGAAGTTTCATGAGTTTACATGCGAATCTACAGACCTCAGCAGTTACACCAGTTGTAGGTTTATAGAAAGCCAATAACTCCCAAAGCGTAAATCTTGACATTAATTATCAAAAGAACTAACATCTAAAATATATTATGAATTCGAAAAATGACAGTTGCTTAACTATTAATAGCAATTTTTGTATGTCACAAAATATAAATATGCCCCGCTAATTGGGCATCTTACTTTCAAACTCACTTTTTATATCAATTTATTTTTTAAAGAATAATTCATTTCGAATTAAACCATTCAAGGAGAAAAACAATGACAAACCATTTTGAAACAAAAGCAATACATTCTGGTTACGAGCCAGACAGCAATACACTTTCTAGAGCTGTACCAATATATAGAACTAATTCTTATGTATTTAACAACACAGAACACGCCGCCAATTTATTTAGCCTAAAAGAATTAGGCAATATTTATACTCGAATAATGAACCCGACCCAAGACGCATTAGAAAAGCGAATTGCTGATTTAGAAGGGGGAGCCGCAGCCTTAGCTTTGGCCTCTGGAACTTCAGCAATTTTCTATTCAATAATAAATATTTGTAAACATGGTGATGAAGTTGTTGCTGCAAGCAACCTATATGGTGGAACACACGTGCAGCTTAATAATATTTTGCCTCAGTTTGGGATAAATACAAAATTTGTAGATGTTAAAGACTTATCTAGTTTTGAAAATGCTATTAACGAGAAAACCAGAGTGATCTTTATTGAAACAATTGGTAACCCTACTTTAGACGTTGCAGACATTGAAGGCATTAGCAAAATTGCTAAAAAGCATAACTTGCCACTTGTTGTGGACTCTACTTTTACTACACCATATTTATTAAACCCTATTGAACATGGTGCAAATATTGTAATTCACTCGCTCACGAAATGGATTGGTGGACAGGGTACTGGTATTGGTGGAATTGTTGTCGATGCTGGTAATTTCGATTGGACTGACAAGAAATTCGAACTGTTTAATGAGCCTGAAGCTAGCTATAATAATCTTCGTTTTGCTCACGATCTAGGACCCCTTAACCCGGTTGCATATATACTCAGGATGAGGCTAGTACCCCTAAGGAATTTAGGCGCCTGTATAGCACCAGATAATGCTTGGCTTTTCCTTCAAGGTTTAGAGACATTGGCTTTGAGAATGGAACGTCATTGTGAAAATACTTTGAAGGTTTCAAAGTGGTTAGAAAATCATCCTAAAGTTTCATGGGTAAAATATCCTGGTCTTGAAAGTGATCCTAACTTCGAGATCGCTAATAAGTATTTGCCAAAAGGTAAAGGTTCTGTAGTGGTATTTGGTCACAAGGATGGAAGAGATGGGGCAGAGAAGTTTATTAATAATTTGGAACTGTTCTCGCATGTTGCAAATGTTGGAGATGCAAAAAGTCTTGCTATTCATCCTGCCAGTACGACTCATAGCCAACTTTCGCAAGATACACAGCTAAGTTCAGGAGGATTAACTCCAGACCTAGTTAGGCTATCAATAGGTATTGAACATATCGATGACATACTCGCAGACTTAGAACAAGCTCTATAATTTCTATCGACTTTATTTGATATTTGTCCGTTATGTGCTATAGTGGACAAATGGGACTAGATAGATGGCATAGAACTAGAGTTTACGGAGTGGCATTCGCAACATTGTTCATAGGTAACTCGTTACAGTGTAAAAATGAAGCAAGTGTTATACCGCCTGTTAATCAACCTGTATCTCGAGCTGCGAAAGCAGAAATAAAGGCTATTACAAATCAAAAAAAAAGTTTTTCGGATCTTGATAATTGGTCACAAATTGATCTTTTCGAAAGCATGGACAGTAAACAGATTCTCCAAACTATAGAAAACAACAATCTAAAATTTACAAGTGATACAAATTGGATGTTAGTAAAAGCAGCTCTAAACGGACTTCAGCCTGATGATATAAGACATTTACTTAAGAATGGTTACTTAACTATTGATGATAACACTCATCCTATTATCAAGAGAATGGCAATTAATAATACTGTTTTAGATTCTGATGAATTGCGCGACTTAATAAAAGAAGGAAAAATTTATGTGCCATTTGGAAGTACAAATAAAGGGCATGATTATGACATAGATATAGGCATGGAAATGGAATTAAATCCTGAAGATATTGATGCTCTGAATAAAGCTGGTGTTATCGAAACCAACGATGTCAATAGCAAAACTTTCAATACTCCGCGGGATCCGTTTACAGCTAAAGAACTCAATGAAATGATTTGGGGAACTTATTCTGAAACAGAGCCACCACCCTCCCTATTTGGAGTTAGTTTTAATTAGACAGCCCTCAAAACTGTTAAATTTGAATCGAACTCCATATCAATACCTAGTGGAAATAATATATTATTTGTTTCGTGACCAAACAGGTTTGTTTTTACAAGACCAATATTTTTGTCGTATTTCTTATTTGCAATATTTAGTATTTCTTCTAAAGCTTCGTATAGAGAAATATGGTCGACATGGGTTTTGCATTCATAGTTTTCTTCATCAAATTCACTGAAACCTAAAATTACTCCATTTACATTTTTAAATAAATCTAGTTCTAGCAAACCGTAAAGTAATTTCAAAGTGTGTTCATTGCTTAATGTTGTTTCTAAAAGCAATATCAGATCTTTATCAACAAAACATTTATGACCCATCAATGCTGGAGTAGAACCTAAATGTCCACCCATAAGCTTTCCTCTAAAAGTAACGTTGTTAGATCTAAAATTATTCATTAGTGTCTTATTTCTTAAATCTTTTAGCTTATGACCACTATCTAGTTTGAAAGAAAAATTGTATGGGTCAAATAGGACTTTTTTATGTTGATCAATCAACCAATTTGGAAATGATTTGTATTCACTAATGTGCCAAACAACATCTAGCCCATGCATTGTAGGTAGTTTTGCTTTGCTAGAAACTAAGTTGATCAGTGCAGATGTATCCGAAAACCCTCCATACCATTTTGGATTTTCACAAATCAAGTCATAGTCAATATCGTACAACAACTGGTTAAAGTATGTCCCACCTCTTAAGGGCAAAACCAACTTTACATTTTCATCTAAAATTGCTTCGTGTAATGCTATGGCCCTATTCTGTATATTCTCAGCTGCACCTTTATAGTTAATCAAAAAATCTTGATTTGATTTAACTTCAAATCCAAGAATATTATAATACTGACTACCGCGTCTGATTCTTTCAAGTAATTCTGGTGTGTCTGTTGCATCAGAAAGTGAAACCAGACCAATTGTATCTCCGGGTTTTAAAGCTTGTATTTGCATATATCTATTTCCCTTCATAAAAACCCAGATTATAATTGTGCGAATAAATCAATTAGATATCCGTCTGGGTCTTTAATGATCGCGTACCGCTGGCCCCAAAAAGTATCCCATGGTTTCTTCTCGATATCGTAACCTTCATCTTCGCTCCCGAGTTCAGGAAAAGTGAAACCTAATAAAGTATAGAATTCAATAGTCTTTTGGAGATCGGCACTTTTTACACCAATGGCATCTACTCTCATTTTATCTCCTTAAAGCTTTCATATAGTTTAACTAGATTATATAGAATATTTTTTCCAAATTTTACTTATCATTAAAACGCTAATAAATATAATTATTGCGAACCCTAGCCAACTATATTCTGGCTTGTTACTTGCAAAACTTAAACCAACTATAGGCGCACTAAACATATAGAGAAATTTTGAAGAGAAACCAGACATTGACAGCATGGTTGCGCGGTTTGTTTCATTTGAAATATCACTAACTACTATTGTGAGATAGCTAACGAAAAGTGACGATGTAATAGTAAAAAGGCCTAGTACAATAACTATTGCACGTGGTGCCACAAAGTATATACCAGCACCTAAAAGAAGCATCACAACAGTTAGTATTCCATAATATTTAAATCCAAGATAGTTGCCTAATTTTTTGGCGACACTTGGTAGATAGTGATTAGAAATAATGCTTAATGTATAAATAACCGCAAAAAATATACTTATCCCCAATGGTGTATAACCAGCACGCTCCATGGATCCTTGAGGGAAAATTCCCCAGTCTGAAATAAAAGCAATTCCAGATAACAGTAAAATTGCAGGTATTAAATACCTATTAGTTTTGGATGCAAAAATTTTGAAAGAATCTTTTGTGTGTGTAAGTATTTTTATTTCAATACTTTCGCCACGTTGCTGATGATTAGTCAAAGTTAATGTCAACAGGAAGGCTACAAAACAAAATCCAGACATTAATAACCAACCTGCTTTATCGCTAAATCTGTATAAAACTCCTCCGACCAATGGTGAAATTATTAATCCAAAGTTCACAATCATTCTACATCTCGAATATATGAGAGCAAATATTTCACCAACTTTAGATTTATCTTTTTCTATTGCATAAATAGTGTCGTATAGTACAGCTTCTTGCGCACCTGTAATAAAAGCAATGCCGGTCTGTGTGATCATTTCAAAAATAATCATTTGCCATATATTCGTAATGAAAGCAAATAGACCAATCCCGATACTGAAGAGTAATAAACCTATTGCTAAAAAATGTTTTCTACCAATTTTATCAGCCATGTAACCTGAAGGTATATCCATAGAAATACCTATAATAAAACCAATAGTATGTACTAAAGCTATTTGCTCTGGTGCAACAATTTTTAAAAAATATACGTACCACATTCCCAACATGAACCAAAGCGAAGCAGCAAAATAGGTAAAGTATATGATTGAAATATTTTTGTTATGTAGATATGGCAAATGAAACATTGACTTTATGTAATTCTTCATTACCTGCCTCTATGATTATCTTGTGGAGCTGAAGGGATTTGAACCCTCGACTTCCGCCATGCCATGGCGGCACTCTAGCCAACTGAGTTACAGCCCCAGGAATAATTCATTCTAGCATTCGTATAATTACTTATCTAATAAAGTCGACAATAGTAAAGCTTATGCTAACAACAGTTAAATAATGTGTAATAGCAATAATTTATGTTCAATCATCTACTTATTCAAGCAGATATTGTATGTTGAACTAATATATAGCATATGTCAGAAACCGAATCTAAAATATCAATTTCAGCAGAACCTAAATTTCGCTATAGTGCAAAACTAGCGAATGATATAGAGTTGAAATGGCAAAAATATTGGGAAGAATCTGATGCTTTTTATTCACCGAACCCAAGTGGTGAACTAGCCAATACCAATCCCGAAATCAACCGTCACGCTGAAATTAAACCAAAAATGTTTATTATGGATATGTTCCCTTATCCATCGGGGGCAGGTCTTCATGTTGGTCACCCTTTAGGTTTTATTGCTACTGATGTATACTCTCGCTTTAAACGTATGACGGGTTTTAACGTTCTTTACACTATGGGTATGGATGCTTTTGGTCTGCCTGCTGAACAGTATGCAATAGCAACTAATACTCATCCACGTATTACAACTGAAACCAATATTGCAAATATGAATCGCCAGCTTGGTCGAATAGGTTTGAGTCACGATAAGCGTCGGGCGGTATCTACTATTGATCCTAATTATTTTAAATGGACACAAAGTATTTTCTTAACTATTTATAACTCATATATGGATGAGAAAACAAACAAAGCTGCACCGATAGAGAAGTTAATTTCTGAATATGAAAATGGAACTCGTAATGTTGAGGGCGCAAGTTTTAGCGATCTTTCTAAAAAAGAAAAAACAAAAATTATTGATGGTTTTAGGCTTGCTTATTTAGCCGACTCTATTGTCAATTGGTGTCCTGGACTAGGAACTGTTTTAGCTAATGAGGAAGTTACTGCTGAAGGAAAATCTGAACGGGGCAATTTTGATGTTTTCAAAAAGCCAATGAAACAATGGATGATGCGTATAACTAAATATGCAGATCGACTCATTGAGGATCTTGATTTTATTGATTGGCCAGAATCTTTAAAACTAATGCAACGCAATTGGATAGGAAAATCTAAAGGTGCGATTTTAAGTTTCGATGTGAAAGATTCGAACGAAAAAATTGAAGTTTTTACCACACGTACAGACACTATTTTTTCAGCAGCTTTTATAGTTTTAGCTCCAGAGAATCCCTTGGTACAACAAATTACTACCCCTGAACAAAAAAACTCCGTTGAAGCATATATCAAAGAGTCTTCTGCTAAAAATGATATTGAACGTACTGCTCAAGACAAAGAGAAGACCGGTGTTTTTACTGGTGCGCATGTTATTAATCCTGCAAATGATGAAGTGATTCCCATTTGGATAGGTGATTTCGTTCTAGCTAATTATGGAACTGGTGCGGTATTTGGTGATATTCATGATGAGCGTGACTTCGAGTTTTTGAAAAAGTTTGATATTCCAGCATGTATTGCGATAATTCCAGAAGACGAAGAGGAAGCAAAAAAAGTTATTGCAAAAGAATATCCTTTTACGGGAAATGGTATTTTGGTGGATTCTGGTGAATTTTCGGGTATGAAATCTGATATTGCTTTACCCGAGATGGTAGCTTGGCTAGCCGAAAAAGGTCATGCCAAAGTGACAACAAATTATCGTCTTCGTGATTGGCTATTTTCGCGCCAACGTTATTGGGGTGAACCTTTCCCTATTGTTTATGACAAAGAAGGTATTGCACATGATATTCCTACTTCAATGTTGCCTTTAGAACTTCCTTTATTGGAAAACTTTGCTCCTGAATCTAGTGATGATCCAGATGCAAAACCTAAACCTCCCTTAGGCAGGGTTTCTGATTGGGTTAATGTCGAACTCGATTTGGGTAGGGGAGAAGGTCTACAAAAATATACGCGCGAAACAAATACTATGCCTAATTGGGCTGGTTCATGTTGGTATTATTTACGTTATTGTGACCCAGAAAATCAAGACGTACTTATTGATCCTGAGATTGAAAAATATTGGTCCGGTATAAAAACTAATCCTAATAAAGAAAAATCAGGTATGGTTGATTTATATGTTGGTGGGGTAGAACATGCTGTGCTTCACCTTTTATATGCGCGTTTTTGGCATAAAGTTTTATTTGATCGAGGTATTGTTTCTACCGAAGAGCCTTTCGCAAAACTTTTTAACCAAGGAATGATTCAGGCTCACGCTTACACTGATGAGCGTGGCGTATATGTTGAGGCGAGCAAAGTTACCGAATTTAATGGTCAGTATTTATATACTGATGATGAAAAGGGTGAGATAGAAGTAAGTCGTGAGTTCGGCAAAATGGGTAAGTCACTAAAAAATATTGTGACACCTGATGAAATGTGTGAGAGTTATGGAGCAGATACATTACGTCTTTACGAAATGTTTATGGGTCCACTTGATATGAGTCGCCCATGGTCTACTTCTGATGTGAGCGGTGTTTATCGTTTCTTGCAACGTATTTGGAGGAATATTGTTGATGAGGAAACTGGCGAGATTAAAATTAGCGATGCTGGCGTTCCTGATGAATTATTAGTAATTTTTAATAAAACTATTGATGGTGTTCGTAGTGATTTTGAATCTATGAGTTATAACGTTGCTATTGCGAAAATGTTTGAACTTAATAATGCTTTAACTAAATATGTTGCTGATGGTAACGACTGTCCTCGCGAAATCGCACAGACTTTTGCTTTATTGTTAGCACCTTTGGCGCCACATTTTGCAAGTGAGCTTTACGAAAAATTAGGCAACGATGATTCTTTGATTTATGCTGACTTTCCTGTTGCTAATCCTCAATATTTGGTCGATGACGTGATTGAAATTCCTGTACAGATCAATGGCAAGGTGCGTTCTAAGATTCTTGTTCCTAGCAATGCTGACGTTGATGTTATTGAATCCGCTGCACTCGAAAATGAGGCTATTGCATCACAATTAGAGAATATGATTGTTCTCAAGGCAGTTGTTGTTCCTGGGCGTATGTGTAATTTTGTTGTGAAGCCTGCTTAAATTATTTCTTGTATTGTTGGTATCTATAATTTCAATACGATATAAAGATTTTTTGACACACCCATAAGAACCATGAGGGTAAGTAGAAATTGCTTAGGAAGTACTCATGAAATCCCAAGAACCCCAATCGAAATATATCCCTCAAGAACCTATCACTAATATCGCGAAATTAAACTTGTTATTGTACAGAAGTTTTTCTTGTAAAAGTCACAGCACGCTGCTATGATTTTTACAATTCCCGAATCTTCCCTGGATAGTTCTATTTCTTTTTAGGAGAAACATGGGATTGCATCACGATTTTTTTGATGATGAAGATGATGGCGAGAATAAAATAGCTAATCGCCCGTTAGTGTCGTTAGATTTTTATGAAAGAATCAAAGCATTCACAGAACGTACAGAAATAAAAATAGCTATTGGAATAGTTATTGCAGCGCTTATAGTTGGATATTTCTTTGGAGATATATTTGGCTCGAATGATCTTAAATCAAATACTCCAGCTAGTGCACAAAGCAATAATGCTTCACAAAGCTTTCCAAGTACAACAGTTACAACGATAAAATCTAGCAAAATTAAAGTATATATAACTGGTGAAATACAAAAACCTGGCGTATACGAAATGGAAAATAATTCACGTCTTACTGATTTATTTCAACTAGCAGGGAACATAACAATAAATGCAGATTTAAACCAATGTAATCTCGCAAGCTTTATAGTTGACGGAATGAAAATAGTAGTTCCAGCAAAAGGTGAAACTCTAACAACTTGTGGGCAAACTCCATCTCAGGGTCAGACAAGCACAGGTGAATCATCGGTGTTAAACAATACTGGTGGCTCAGCTACAACTGGTGGTCTAATCAACTTAAATTCAGCATCACAAAGCGAACTCGAATCATTGCCTGGGGTTGGTCCTAGCTACGCGAAATCAATACTTGATTACCGCAGTACAAAAGGTGGATTCAAATCTATTAACGACCTAAAAAACGTGAAAGGTATTGGAGATAAACGTTTTGAAGATCTAAAAGATCTAGTAACTATATAAAATGCAAATCAAAATTGCACTAATTAAAAAATATAGTTATATTACATTCATAATATTTGTACTATTTATAATCAGACTAAATATTGATAATGTAAAAATGCATTCAGTTAATATAGAAAAATTAAATATTGCTCAAACTCATCTAATAGAAATACGCGACGATCCAGAATATAAATATTTCTCAACTCAAGCAATAGCAATAGATCAAACGATAAAAAAACATATTTTATTAGCTGCTAGCTCTGATACGGGTGGAAAACTACAAACGTTTCAAGTAGGTGACAAATTTTTAGCTAAAGGTTATTATACCGAATTAAATGAATACGAAAGTTATCTCAAAGAACAACATATATATGCGAAATTTACTCTTGAAAAAATAATACAAGTAGAACAAGGCAAAAATATAATAGAAAAAATGTCTAACTATTTTAGAAATCAAATGCTAAATGGTTGTGGAAGATTAGGCATTGATACACAAGGTATTTGTGAAGGATTATTAATAGGCGAAAAATCACATATTTCAAAACAGACATATTCTAAATATAAAGATGCACAACTTACTCACTTATTAGTAGCTAGTGGTGCAAATATAGTATTCATAA
This is a stretch of genomic DNA from Acidimicrobiia bacterium. It encodes these proteins:
- a CDS encoding O-acetylhomoserine aminocarboxypropyltransferase/cysteine synthase yields the protein MTNHFETKAIHSGYEPDSNTLSRAVPIYRTNSYVFNNTEHAANLFSLKELGNIYTRIMNPTQDALEKRIADLEGGAAALALASGTSAIFYSIINICKHGDEVVAASNLYGGTHVQLNNILPQFGINTKFVDVKDLSSFENAINEKTRVIFIETIGNPTLDVADIEGISKIAKKHNLPLVVDSTFTTPYLLNPIEHGANIVIHSLTKWIGGQGTGIGGIVVDAGNFDWTDKKFELFNEPEASYNNLRFAHDLGPLNPVAYILRMRLVPLRNLGACIAPDNAWLFLQGLETLALRMERHCENTLKVSKWLENHPKVSWVKYPGLESDPNFEIANKYLPKGKGSVVVFGHKDGRDGAEKFINNLELFSHVANVGDAKSLAIHPASTTHSQLSQDTQLSSGGLTPDLVRLSIGIEHIDDILADLEQAL
- a CDS encoding LD-carboxypeptidase; the protein is MQIQALKPGDTIGLVSLSDATDTPELLERIRRGSQYYNILGFEVKSNQDFLINYKGAAENIQNRAIALHEAILDENVKLVLPLRGGTYFNQLLYDIDYDLICENPKWYGGFSDTSALINLVSSKAKLPTMHGLDVVWHISEYKSFPNWLIDQHKKVLFDPYNFSFKLDSGHKLKDLRNKTLMNNFRSNNVTFRGKLMGGHLGSTPALMGHKCFVDKDLILLLETTLSNEHTLKLLYGLLELDLFKNVNGVILGFSEFDEENYECKTHVDHISLYEALEEILNIANKKYDKNIGLVKTNLFGHETNNILFPLGIDMEFDSNLTVLRAV
- a CDS encoding MFS transporter, which codes for MKNYIKSMFHLPYLHNKNISIIYFTYFAASLWFMLGMWYVYFLKIVAPEQIALVHTIGFIIGISMDIPSGYMADKIGRKHFLAIGLLLFSIGIGLFAFITNIWQMIIFEMITQTGIAFITGAQEAVLYDTIYAIEKDKSKVGEIFALIYSRCRMIVNFGLIISPLVGGVLYRFSDKAGWLLMSGFCFVAFLLTLTLTNHQQRGESIEIKILTHTKDSFKIFASKTNRYLIPAILLLSGIAFISDWGIFPQGSMERAGYTPLGISIFFAVIYTLSIISNHYLPSVAKKLGNYLGFKYYGILTVVMLLLGAGIYFVAPRAIVIVLGLFTITSSLFVSYLTIVVSDISNETNRATMLSMSGFSSKFLYMFSAPIVGLSFASNKPEYSWLGFAIIIFISVLMISKIWKKYSI
- a CDS encoding leucine--tRNA ligase; this encodes MSETESKISISAEPKFRYSAKLANDIELKWQKYWEESDAFYSPNPSGELANTNPEINRHAEIKPKMFIMDMFPYPSGAGLHVGHPLGFIATDVYSRFKRMTGFNVLYTMGMDAFGLPAEQYAIATNTHPRITTETNIANMNRQLGRIGLSHDKRRAVSTIDPNYFKWTQSIFLTIYNSYMDEKTNKAAPIEKLISEYENGTRNVEGASFSDLSKKEKTKIIDGFRLAYLADSIVNWCPGLGTVLANEEVTAEGKSERGNFDVFKKPMKQWMMRITKYADRLIEDLDFIDWPESLKLMQRNWIGKSKGAILSFDVKDSNEKIEVFTTRTDTIFSAAFIVLAPENPLVQQITTPEQKNSVEAYIKESSAKNDIERTAQDKEKTGVFTGAHVINPANDEVIPIWIGDFVLANYGTGAVFGDIHDERDFEFLKKFDIPACIAIIPEDEEEAKKVIAKEYPFTGNGILVDSGEFSGMKSDIALPEMVAWLAEKGHAKVTTNYRLRDWLFSRQRYWGEPFPIVYDKEGIAHDIPTSMLPLELPLLENFAPESSDDPDAKPKPPLGRVSDWVNVELDLGRGEGLQKYTRETNTMPNWAGSCWYYLRYCDPENQDVLIDPEIEKYWSGIKTNPNKEKSGMVDLYVGGVEHAVLHLLYARFWHKVLFDRGIVSTEEPFAKLFNQGMIQAHAYTDERGVYVEASKVTEFNGQYLYTDDEKGEIEVSREFGKMGKSLKNIVTPDEMCESYGADTLRLYEMFMGPLDMSRPWSTSDVSGVYRFLQRIWRNIVDEETGEIKISDAGVPDELLVIFNKTIDGVRSDFESMSYNVAIAKMFELNNALTKYVADGNDCPREIAQTFALLLAPLAPHFASELYEKLGNDDSLIYADFPVANPQYLVDDVIEIPVQINGKVRSKILVPSNADVDVIESAALENEAIASQLENMIVLKAVVVPGRMCNFVVKPA
- a CDS encoding helix-hairpin-helix domain-containing protein, giving the protein MGLHHDFFDDEDDGENKIANRPLVSLDFYERIKAFTERTEIKIAIGIVIAALIVGYFFGDIFGSNDLKSNTPASAQSNNASQSFPSTTVTTIKSSKIKVYITGEIQKPGVYEMENNSRLTDLFQLAGNITINADLNQCNLASFIVDGMKIVVPAKGETLTTCGQTPSQGQTSTGESSVLNNTGGSATTGGLINLNSASQSELESLPGVGPSYAKSILDYRSTKGGFKSINDLKNVKGIGDKRFEDLKDLVTI